Proteins from a genomic interval of Streptomyces sp. NBC_00820:
- a CDS encoding MmcQ/YjbR family DNA-binding protein has protein sequence MPDAEDVRRVALSLPDTTEKVAWNMPTFRVAGKMFATLPEDETSVAVRCPKEEREELVLAEPDKFWIADHEVQFAWVRARLSAVDDEGELRDILADSWRQAAPPRLLEAHPEVGPPGNR, from the coding sequence ATGCCGGATGCAGAAGACGTACGCCGTGTCGCCCTGTCCCTCCCGGACACCACGGAGAAGGTCGCCTGGAACATGCCCACGTTCCGGGTGGCGGGGAAGATGTTCGCCACGCTCCCGGAGGACGAGACCTCCGTCGCCGTGCGCTGCCCGAAGGAGGAGCGCGAAGAACTGGTGCTGGCCGAGCCCGACAAGTTCTGGATCGCCGACCACGAGGTCCAGTTCGCCTGGGTGAGAGCGAGACTCTCCGCCGTGGACGACGAGGGCGAGCTGCGCGACATCCTCGCCGACTCCTGGCGCCAGGCGGCCCCGCCCCGTCTGCTGGAGGCCCACCCCGAGGTGGGCCCGCCCGGAAACCGCTGA
- a CDS encoding transketolase family protein, with protein sequence MDTMRDRFAPVVSRLLDEDPRVAVVLAEIGKDGFAAAQSRHPDRVINVGIREQLLVGAAAGLALTGLRPVVHTFASFLVERPFEQVKLDLGHQDVGAVLVSAAASFDWPAGGFTHMAPGDVALLDTLDGWTVHVPGHPDEAETLLRHAVAAGDDKVYVRLSAQSNRLGRPVDGQRFRRVREGRAGVVLAVGPMLDAVLDATEGLDVTVLYATTVRPFDAAGLRRATEAAGTDVVLVEPYLAGTSTAAASEALADVPHRVLGLGVGRRELRRYGTIEEHVAAHGLDAGSLRERIGTFVGARAAAGGR encoded by the coding sequence ATGGACACCATGCGTGACCGTTTCGCCCCCGTCGTCTCCCGGCTGCTCGACGAGGATCCGCGGGTCGCGGTCGTCCTCGCCGAGATCGGCAAGGACGGCTTCGCCGCGGCACAGAGCCGGCATCCGGACCGGGTGATCAACGTCGGCATCCGCGAACAGCTCCTGGTCGGGGCGGCGGCCGGACTGGCGCTCACCGGGCTCCGGCCGGTCGTGCACACCTTCGCCTCCTTTCTCGTGGAGCGTCCCTTCGAGCAGGTCAAGCTGGACCTGGGACACCAGGACGTGGGCGCGGTACTGGTCAGCGCGGCCGCCTCCTTCGACTGGCCGGCCGGCGGCTTCACGCACATGGCGCCCGGTGACGTGGCCCTCCTCGACACCCTGGACGGCTGGACCGTCCATGTGCCCGGACACCCGGACGAGGCGGAGACCCTGCTGCGGCACGCGGTCGCCGCGGGCGACGACAAGGTGTACGTCCGCCTCTCCGCGCAGTCCAACCGGCTCGGGCGGCCGGTGGACGGGCAGCGCTTCCGCAGGGTCCGTGAGGGGCGCGCCGGTGTCGTCCTCGCGGTGGGTCCGATGCTGGACGCCGTGCTCGACGCCACCGAGGGTCTGGACGTGACCGTCCTCTACGCGACGACCGTACGGCCCTTCGACGCGGCCGGGCTCCGCCGGGCCACCGAGGCGGCCGGCACGGACGTCGTCCTCGTGGAGCCGTATCTCGCCGGCACGTCCACGGCCGCCGCGAGCGAGGCGCTGGCCGACGTGCCGCACCGCGTGCTGGGACTCGGCGTCGGGCGCCGCGAGCTGCGGCGCTACGGGACGATCGAGGAGCACGTGGCCGCGCACGGGCTGGACGCGGGGAGCCTGCGCGAGCGGATCGGGACGTTCGTGGGAGCGCGGGCGGCCGCGGGCGGCAGGTGA